tCTATATTGTCAAATACTACTATAGCTCTTCTAAATTCATAATGTAAGCTATTTTCCCATACATCAAGCAAAAGTTACATCATTTGGCTAGATATGATTATAAGGAATCATCTGACTGTATTGGAGAAAGCTGATGAATGTTGATGTTAGAATTAGGAAGAAGGCAATGCTGAGTGTTAATTGTACAGTTTTTGTAGAGTTAATTATAGGTGCCTTAAAAGCAGTACAGAATTCGACAGTGTAAGATGGAAAGAAGCTGATAAATCAGAAATATTACTAttaaattttggttttggtgctttttttttaaaagagaaaataaaatgtttcaaatgtctaacgaaaaatgttaaaagcagtaTTCATGTGTAGGTACCAATTCCTGactaaacttttattatttagttttttagcaaaagagaaattatttactCAAACCTCCTGATTTTGTTCACTGGAAGTCACTTTTTTGATGCTTTTCCTAATCTGTCACCATTCCTTACTCTGGAATAAGACATGTGCTATTTTCTCACCAgcctttgtttggtttttgagttTATTGAGTTTGTTGTTAGTCagaatcttcctttttttttttttttttttttttgagatggagtctctctctgttgcccaggctggagtgcagtggagtgatctcggctcactgcgagctccaccttctgggttcacgccattctcctgcctcagccaccctagtagctggtactacaggcacccaccaccacgcccggctaaattttttatatttttattagagatggggtttcactgtgttagccaggatggtctcgatctcctgacctcatgatgtgcctgcctcagcctcccaaagtgctgggattacaggcgtgagccactgtgccggccagAATCTTTTAGATTGTTAAATGAAAACTAGATAAAACAGGAATACCTATACTATATATCATAGATTCTGAAATGTTGACTTTGGTGACAAAGTTACTAGTTTTTATTGGACTTTGACATGAGTTAACCCATTATTATGCTTATCAATAAGGAATAGTTCATGGTAAAGCTATTGCCActtcattaatttaattttttaaagttcataataGCTATTTTTCAtggatgaaaacatttaaaagcttaGGCTGTTTATCCAATTCTAATAGCCCACATTCATCACAACTCGTGtgtaaaggaaacaaataattaGAAGTAGTAACTAACACTGGTTGCATTGAGGTTTCTTTGGTATTACAATGTCTCTAGGCCGGACGCCtttgctcaggcctgtaatcccagcattttcccaggccaaggcaggggagatcgtgcaactgcactccagcctgggtgacatagtaagactctgtcttaaacaaaaaaaagtctctaGGACTGATGAGCTGTACATCTTGGATATCATCACTGTGATTAACTGACTTGACGCCAGATGCCAATATATAAAATGCCAGGATAATATAGCATTATAAAAGAATATACCCTTCGAGAAGTTTACAGTCTACTTTCTAATACTCAAAatcaaataatttgctttttttttggctggagaTTGGAGTTTTATTAtaactcaaatcagtctcctcgACCATTTGGGGATCAGTTTTtgaggataatttggtgggtgggggaaggcaAGTGAATcgagagtgctgattggttgggttagagatgaaatcatagggaattgaagctgtcctcttgctttcagttcctgggtggagggccacaagatcagatgagccagtttattgatctgggtggtgccagctgatccatcaagtgcagggtctgcagaATATCTTAAGCACTGATCTTAGAAGCAGTTTcaggagggtcagaatcttgtggcctccagctgcatgactattaaactataatttctattcttgtgcctgatttgttagtcctacaaaggcagtctagtcccatAAATGATTCGCTTCTATGAATCACTTTCTTGAAATTACTGGTTGCATATTGAATTTGTATGACTGTTCATAtatcaatgaaattaaatttttcaacaaaatttaaGAAGTTTGTCTACTTAATAATGAAGATATGCTCCATGTCCTATGGAGATAGTGCTTAAGAAGTATATTTTTGGAAGGAATAAACACATGAATAAAAGTATATATGGTATGTTTCCACAAACCTTGAAACGAGTAAGGGGCTAGACTAGCTAATTCATTTGGTTATTTAACTAAACATGTTTgggtctttacattttttattttgatgcagTTAGCTAACGCTCAGCTCTTATAGTTTTACTTCAAATAATAAAGAGATCACATCTATTCATTCAATATGCACCCATTCTATCAGGCATTTTAAAGTTCTTagacaaaattaaataaactgaCATAATCACTTAGCTACTAGATTCCTCCAAACATCTCTCACAAAACAGATATTActttatttgttgtgtttttttttttttttttttttgagacggagtctcgctctgtcgcccaggctggagtgcagtggccggatctcagctcactgcaaggtccgcctcccgggttcacgccattctcaggcgtcagcctcccgagtagctgggactacaggcgcccaccacctcgcctggctagttttttgtatttcttaatagagacggggtttcaccgtgttagccaggatagtctcgatctcctgacctcgtgatccgcccgtctcggcctcccaaagtgctgggattacaggcttgagccaccgcgcccggcctgttgtgtTAATAAACAGTAGTGGAAACAATTCTGTTCTctaattttaaactgaaaaatattgtCCTTATTACTTcgctataataatttttattaaattttatccCTTGTTTCTTAGATTAAATGCACATAAATTTGATGTACAATCTAGATATTTGTACCaactttatagttttaaaatgtgtctatTTATGGCCTAATTTCAACTTTAAGTGAAAATGGAATTATTAGGAAATATTCACTGTTACATTTGGCTAGCAATTCATCATGGCACTAAGGtactgttttccatggttttTCCATCTTGGGTTATAATACTGAGACATTTCACTTGTATATTTCcacatttgatttttcttccaatttatttCCTGCAAGGTAATTCTGAGTCATAATTGTCACTCTATCCTTATTTGATACATTGGTCACCTTTCTCTCCTTATGACTGTTTTTTTGGTAAACCCAAAAAGAGAGCAGGGGCCATATAGTTAAATTCAAAACAGGAGGTCATATGATGTTCCTTTATACTCCTACTTTTCATGATTGACTTGGCTCCCTCTGCTGGTTAGTAATATAATTCCTTTCTTAGTTCAATAGGGTATGTATTACATTGATGAAATATTTGGGGTGAATAAGCTTGGAGTTAGAGCTTCTTATATGTTGATTCTCTAGCAAATTTTGTGTTTAGCTAAGGTTTTAATCAACCTAGGCCTTACTTATGTATAATGGAAAGGGACTTCGCATCACAtgcctgaaaaacaaaatttttattaatgCCCTTTTAAATAGACTTGCCAACATCACAATACTGAAATCTCCAAATAGCAAATAAGGTGAAAgagtaatgaaatatttaaattatattaaaatatttcagtataataTAATCCTTATTTGCTTTCTGGTTAGATACTTTTCATTCTACTTACGCAATATAATGCCTCCTTTTTAAATTCTATACACAATTCCTTTCTTCCTAAGTTTCCCCCTTTTAAATCCTGTACACAAGTGTAAGTACATTTATTTAAGTACATAGAATCTTAAGTATATAGAATGAGTTGGATGGCAAATGAGAGTTAcctatttaagaaattatttactTTGGCTAGAGAGTAAACACTTAttaaaggtttgtttttttggaggGAGAAAGGAGTTTCCACCATTTTCAGAGAGTACATTTGTTCCTATGATAATTACTCTGTGAAAGATAGAAATCTGCTTTGCTTTGACTTATTAATAAACACTTGTTTTAAGATTGAAGGGAAGgtgggaagaaatagaaacaaacataTATTTTGCCCCATGTTTATTATTGTGCTGTACTGGACATTTTAGATTGGAAAATGTGCTAAAACAGATCAATAATTGTCACAGATCTACACACAACAAATGTAGGTCCACTAGGAAAATAATTCCTCCTCACAACTTTAACCATATTTGACATTTCTACTAACAGCATACTTTATTTCCTACCCTTTGCCTTAAGATTACCTTTCTGAAACTAGTATCAGATCTCTAAAATATCCTAGTACTTCCTCTAAAATCCTTCACTAGTTCATAAGCAGTCAGATCTTTCTAacattccttttttccccattttctaaGGAAAATCTGAAGagtagacttttaaaaacaaaaatgaacacaatTTTTGGCCTGTAACCCACAATAGGGAATATATTTTACAAGGTAACCtagcacacatacacatgaataaatgtttacttaaaaaCACATACCTCATACCTTTACCATCCGTGATGTactcttctattttctattcttttctatatcttaaattaaaaatgctaGTCATAATGCAATAAATTAATTTCATGATCCATAGTGGTACTATAATCCACAGATGCTTTGACTACAAGCTAACCTACTCAAGAATGCTGTTAAAATGAGCACCATAAGTCTCTCTTCATACTTATTTTAGATGCTTTAAGTTTAATAGATTTTGTATTCTTTCTTCATAaacagtcattttttaaatgatgtttttccAGATTAGTTCAGCATTAAAATACTTGACTAGTTTAACTCTGGTTCACATGCAGAGTATATGTAGGTTCCAGGAAGATTAGGCTTTCATGAAACTTTATAgtcttaaataattttacattaaatatttcagaagTGCATTTTTTGAGGCCCTTCCCTCTGTGTAATTCTCTATGCATTACACAGTGAAACTTGTAGTATAACATGGAACTGGTCACTTTGATTTAGGAACATAAGGCATagatacataaaaacataaacaataaggccaggcacggtggctcacgcctgtaatcccagcattttgggcggccaaagcgggcagatcacgaggtcaggagatctagaccatcctggctaacatggtgaaaccccgtctttactaaaagtacaaaaaattagccgggcgtggtggtgggtgcccatagtcccagctactagggaggctgaggcaggagcatggcgtgaacctgggaggcagagcttgcagtgagccgggatcgcgccactgcactccagtctgggagacggagtgagactccatctcaaaaaataaataaacaaataaataataaacaatatagGGGTGTCATAGGATTATAAATAGATGGCATGGATAATAAAATCTGTAAGTTTAGAGAAAATTCGTAATTATAGGTGAGAAGTATTAATGAAAGGACAAAGCTTGTTCTTAAAGGACTAGAATAGGCCAAGATGAAAAAAGGTATCCATGGGAAAAGAACtattcatttctataattttaacaaaatagataCACTACGTTGAATAAACTCCATAAATACTATTTCCAAATTTGATTAAGATATTTACTTTGAAAACCTGAAACAGGAACATATTTACAGTATTAAGTGATTTGATAATTTTGTAGCTCTGCCCTAAAAATCAATATCCTTAATTAACTCTTCACCAGTTTAAGTCATCCATCACCCTAAAAGCAATTTAATTATtctaaatgtgaaataattttggTAGCGTCTAAAGTAATCTACAAAACATACATACActaccagtttttttttctacctttaacAAATTTGTTCCCATAAGAGACAATTTTATCACTAACAAAGGATAACTGGCAGGCATAAaatagtgaaaagaaaatgattttctaaaatttttcatttctatcattttataGCAAATTGCATTTATCTTAAAGATAaatattcttcaataaaaataacaattcgTAATTTTTCAGTTGTAGAAATTCCTGGAGATGACATTTGGTACAGATAGTTTATACTTgaaatccatttaaaatttttaataaaatcttctGCAATTCATTTATCAAGAATACATATGAGACTATCCAGGAATATTCCTAGCAAAGAAAACTGAGTCATGTAACTCAGTTCTTGAAGCAAGGAGGCAATTTAAAGTCAGAATAAAGGGTTATTGGACTGTCCTCAATGGACAAGTCAAGGATGTAAGTCACCTGATTTGGAACataaaagacttaaaaatgtAAGAGCGAAACAAATGTATGATATTGGGagaaataattattaagaaaaaaaaaaaaaacccaagacaatgaaatgaagaaaacactaaTATTAGATTAACAGATTCTATGTAAGATCTCTACTTAGATACTTAAATTTATGCAAGCAAAATACCATTTGATTTAATAGTGAAATACTATGATATACATTGAAACAATTTCTTTGATTCtgtaatctggaaaaaaaatggtaCAAACTATATACAAGTTAAAGCCCTCAGAGGCAGTGTTGTGCTTTCATTCACTACCATGTATGAGATGCCTAGCATAAAGCTAATTAGCACCTAATAAGTCCTCAATAAGAAggggaaaaaactaaaaaaactttaaaattttaaattaagtggCACAGTAATGCCAAGACTTTCCAAAGTAAATTGACCGTAGCAGCTGCAGTTACCTGGACATGCAAAATTACTAGTTTACCAGTAACATTTAAGAAAGCAGACAGGAAGATAATTGTGCTTCTATTAGTGAACTGAAATAATAGTATTTTGAAACTGAGTGAAAAACACATTCTGAGCCATCTGTATTAACTTAAAGCTGTTCTGAAGATTAATGGGAAAAACAGTAATGAACAGACTATTGGATTTACTAAACAATGTTTAATTAATTGTATTAATGGTTATAAAATATCTATCAAGGCTATCTTTTCTTGTCCAAAAATTCAATACATGAAATAGGAAAATTTGTAATACCGTAGCCAAAGCCTTACTGCATAGCTTCTAGCTTACTGATATATTTacctattttaatttaaaaagcctaTTTTTCCAGCCACTAGGAAATAAAATTTCCCACGTTTTATATACTCAAAAATCATGATTAAGTATATCTAATGCTACCCTAAGTGTAAGCAAACAGCAAACTAAATGGTGAATTAAAATATCCACACTAAGCCTGACCTCAGCTTTCACTGAATCTTTTCttcagaagaaaactaaaaacaaatctcACTAGCATCTGCTTTGCTTGACAGCATCATTGAGTAGCAACCAAAGTAGCCATATGTGATCCTTTATGTAAGGCCTCCTAGCCTCAGAAACACACACCTTTTGAATTACCGTGCCTGGTACCCATTTGTGCCcgataaatacttgctgaatgaactTTTCCAATAGTGCTGGATTTGGTCTGAGCCAACGAAATTCtcacttttaatgtattttgcaAGACAGAGGACGACAAGATGAAGAATGCAGTTTGAGACTCAGGAGAGCAAAGATAATCGGCCCAGTATGGATATGATCATTTGATGCACTATCCTCGGACATGCCCATTTACAGAAgcctaaaaacaaattttatccCGCGTTTGTGGGTTTCTGGTGTTGTGGAGGGCTTTCCAATGTTTAGAAGCAATGTCTTTTTATAGAATTCtgtaataaacttttaaaaaatcttttataaagCTCTCTGTAGCATATAAGTACATATTAAAGACAGAAATGGGGGAGTGTCAAGGCCCTTATAATCGTCATTCATTCATTAACCACACACTACGCATCTACAGTGTGGCATTCTAGGCGCTGGCCGTAACACCAGTGCAGAAAAACACAACCTCTTGTCCTCTTAGAGCTTACATTCccctggggaaggagagagaagataaaCAAGTATGGATATGTAGACTGTCCAAAGGATAAAATGAGAAGGGGGCTAGGGCTCAGTTTAAAAGTGGCCGCGGAAGCACTGAGTGACACTTGAGCAAAATCCTGAAGGTGAAGGAGCAAGCCCTATGGACGCTCAGGGGAGAGCCTGGCAGAGGGAACGACGAGGGCAggcccgcccccacccccaaaggCGCGCGGGGACTTCAGCCGCGGTCAAGGATTTGGCTCACTCCCCTCAAGAAGGGAAGCCATTCGCAGGGCCTAAAGAAAAGGAGTGACAGGATCTTGGCCCCCCCGCCCCAGACAAAAGGAATAATCTAAGCAAGTTTTCCTACTTACTTTAGCGCACTggtacacacacaaatacacaataCAATTCATATAACAAGAATTTCGTCCCGGTTGAATAAAAATCCGCTTACCTACTGCACTTTTTACCGAAAATAGCCCccttttaatttacaaaaacttAATAGAGAACTGTGGAACGATGGAGTCACTTCttgttttacaatttaaaaactacaaCAAGCATAGTACTGTACGTATAATCACATTTTGTATTCCAGCCTTGTCCAGCGCCTCAGTGTTCCAAACCTAAAGAGGAAAACGATGTTTGAAATTAGCTGGCCGCAGGCCCGCGGGTCGCCCGCAGTCGCCGGTGGCTGAGTCGGGGCCGGCAGTTCTCCCCGCGCGGTCGGCTCCACCCACACCTAGAGGGGGGCGCCGGGGCTGCCGCGGGCCACCTTCTCGCTCGCGCAGCGTCGCCTACAGGCCTTCATCCCGACGGTTAGAGAAGAACCCAATCCTCTGCTGACAAAAAGCAAGAGCAGCGGAGATCGCCTGTTTCCAGAAATAAACGCATCACAAACACGATTCCAATTCAATCCAGCCGAGAATCGTCTTCACCTCCAAGGGTTGCGTTCTTACTCCGCAGAAACAATACGCAGTCGGGCGTAAGGTCCCGGCTCTCAAAAGGAAAGGTGTAcgatccatccatccacccagctGCAGGGACACCATTTAAAACGGGCATCATCGCCGTCGAATCGCGGGCGTCCTCTGTGGGGCCGCCCGGAGATCGGCTCCCTAAAGCTAACGACGACCTGGGACAGCCAGCGCGGCCTCCAGCGGCCGCCGTCGGCGACCTGCGAGCCCGTCCGGGCTTCAGTGCTCCCCACGCTCACGACCACCACCGAACTCCGGCCCCGCTCCCGTCGGCCTCCAGGAAAATAAAGACAGAGGAGAGCCGGCCCGCCTGTGTCGCAGGGAAAACGTCGCTCTGAAGCATCGACAATACTGGCAACATCCACAGCCGCCCTGAGGGGAAGGGCGTAGAGGAGAGCTGCCGCCGCCCGGCTGCTGGCCCCGGCTGGGCCCGGGTGCGGCGAGGCGAGGCGCGGCGCGGCGCGGCCGAAGACGCGAGCCCaagtggcggcggcggcggcggcggtggcggaaGTGGAGTGGGGAAGAGGGGGTGGTTGTTAGTGTTTGGCGCCGGCGGAGGGAGTCATTCCTGCAGCTGCACTTCCGGTCGGCATTTTGTTCTGAGAGGGAGAGACGGAacgagagagagacacacacagggcTCCTTCCCCCCGCCCTCCCCCCCCTCCCTCCGTCGGTACCGACTCACCCGACACCACCAAGCCGCAGGGAGGGACGCCCCCGCCGACAGGAGGATTGGTTCCCGGGCCCGCGGCGATGCCCCCCCGGTAGCTCGGGCCCCTGGTCGGGTGTTTGTGAGTGTTTCTatgtgggagaaggaggaggaggaggaagaagaagcaaCGATTTGTCTTCTCGGCTGGTCTCCCCCCGGCTCTACATGTTCCCCGCACTGAGGAGACGGAAGAGGAGCCGTAGCCACCCCCCCTCCCGGCCCGGATTATAGTCTCTCGCCACAGCGGCCTCGGCCTCCCCTTGGATTCAGACGCCGATTCGCCCAGGTAAATTCCTGCTCTTTATttcggcggcggcggcggcggcgccagGTCCTCAGCGTCTCTCCTCCTCGCTCCCCTCCCCGCCGTTTCCTTAGCGGCCCCAGGTCTCTTCCACAGGCGAGTCTAGAGTTCGCTCCTCTCTGGTGGCAGCCGCCTTGGGTGGCGGTGGTTTTGTACCCTCTCCCGGCCGGCTCCGGTGGCGGGGACTGGGCTCCTGCTGGGCGGCCGGGGAGGCGTAGGCCCGGCGGAGAGTGCAGGCCGCGGGCCAGCGGAATCTACTTGAGCTCGGGGATTAGGAGAGCTCCGGGCTGAGCGGAGCGACTGCTGGTCGGTGACAGGCCTCGCCCGGGAGAGGAGCCGTAGCTAGTGAGCAGGCGGAAACAATACAACTAACAGCAAATGTGCCCTGATCGTCCCCATATTTACAACTTTCCCGGTCCGGGAGTGGGGAACGTCCCAGTGAAACAAACAACCCCCCTTCTTCCCCCTGTGACCCCATGAAGGGAGGAAGTAGTTTCAGTTAGTGAGACAAACGTAAATACTCAGACGCGGATCCAGTGgtaattctttctctttctaaaactTGTTTGGACGTTGGAAAGTTCATAaagactcattttcttttttaaagaattaaatcgTCCACATGAATATTTAATACAGAAAACCACACTGTGGCAGACACTgcacatctccccctccccaAGAGCTTTTATGTTGTTGTTTGACAGTGTGTTGTCGCACATGGACTTTTTATTCAAAGACAAGTATAAAGTACTTGACAGGTTTACTCTGCCACTTTCTATTTGTATGCGTTATGTAAGGGCAGTTTTAAACGACTATACATAAAAACCTCAGGTACTTCCTGACCAAAAAGTGTAGGAGCATACAAAGAATTCTAAGTGTTCTGAGAATTGTACTGAGATACAGgtaaaatcaattttcttttcttttctttttcaaaaaaagaagaaattaagttaTACTTAAAATCCTTGGGAGGTTAAAAAATTGTAGAAGGTGCCATCCTTTCATGTCAGGGCAGTTCTTCTTGAGGTCCCAGGATTGTCATTGGCTGTTTGTGCCATGATGTTTGACTGTGTAATGAGAGAGGTGTCATTTTAATAGGTCAAATGTATCTGTAAATGCTGGAGAAAAATATCAGTTCTAACTTGACAAGTTCTAGTTCATGAGTAAGTTAAGTGTTTCGAGCTTGTTTATGGAGGCATTCGTAACGTAGGTTGGTATAAGGGGGAAACACCAATTTAAAATTCCTCAGTCAGGCAAATTGCTAGAAAAATGTACCTGGGTTACACGTTTTGATACTTTGTTTCATGTTCGCTGAAGGAAAACTTTCGTTGGTTAAAATGAAGCAGCCCTGCTTGGCGAAATCCCTTGTTTTACTAGTGTATGTTTCATTGGTTCAAATTTTTTGTGTCATTAAATTATTGTCACTGTAGAATAAGTTATTTTGTGGAGGTTACTTTTGAGTTTAGCGTCCTGCTTACAATAAATTGTTTCACATTTCCTGCAAACGTACGGATAAACgtttaaaagaatgaagttaatATAGCTGTCACGTACTAGGCATGTTTTTAATGCTATAAATCCGTGTAGTAGTCAGTAGCGTGTCCGTGATTTGTATTGGTCAGGGAgcagtttgaattttaaaaagcctgaAGCTCCTGCTGAGCCCCAATCccggcctccctccctcccactaaTCTCCCATTCCTGTCTTTGTGCTGCCTGCTCCTGTTAGACACTGTTTGCTACGGGGCCTCAGGCCTACTGCGGGTGGGGGGTGTACGAGTGGGGGGCATGCCAGGGAGGGAAAGCAGACGGGAGGAACACTTCACATCTTAAGAAAGCAGAGGGTTTGCTTTTTTGGGGATGGGGGTGGTAAGGGCTTCATTATAAATGTTTCAAAGGCCCTCATATATTCCTGTGATTGTCTCTAcaacttttatttaattaaaatactaaGATGTATATCAAGGGATAAACATATGTTTACTAAAGATAATGGAAAGAGGAGTTCTGCTTGCTTAGTTTTCATGAACTGAAGCAACTTATTTTTGGAGGTTGTCTTATGCAGATGTTTGAATAAGTGTGTTAGAGATGGGTTTATGtgattgattctttttttcttgagactttgCAATTAAGTTATAGTGAATTAGTTCTTCCCAACTTATTTTCCCAATTCTACATATTTAGTAATTTGTGAGTAACATAGGTTGTGTGATAGCTTTCATTATGATAGCGTAAAcgtttctttaaatttaaaaaagtgttttgtttggTCCAAACCAATTAAATACgtcatttttaaaggagaaaacattGTGTAAAAATCAAATTGTAAAATTTAAACTTGAACTTTAAATCTCTGATAATCTAGTTGGAGAGAATAGTTTGTTTCCTTAAAGAGTGTAGTCTGTTCTGCTTCCCCTCTGTTGGTTGGAATATTCACCAGTGGCTAATCAtctatttccattaaaaaaaaaattaaaattcggTGAAAGGAAAAATCAGAAGTGTTCCAGTAATCTTATAATCCTAATTATattatttggagaaatattttctaatacacCTAAAGAAAATTTCAACAGTGTCGCTTATTGTTTCTCTTGACTCGGAAGAGTTGTCAATAACTTTTTTTACTTGAAaagagatttcaaataaataatgaaagtaaattACAGTTGAACACTAAATAGATACTTTTCAATGTTTGAGAAGTGTATATAGGATGCTTCCTTTTTAAAGTCATTCAACAACTTGTTTACTGAAGTTATTTGAGAACATTTTTGAACCT
This sequence is a window from Papio anubis isolate 15944 chromosome 5, Panubis1.0, whole genome shotgun sequence. Protein-coding genes within it:
- the LOC116275036 gene encoding uncharacterized protein LOC116275036; protein product: MQTLSTVFVKIRALRSSMAPHSVQVGGQIQALEGLFVLDASHSCQTPGHPLGQAPGPQAAAEAGGAGHRDLGTRAPGTCIDAADRSGAIVGWLDGAQEPVVDGEGGASGEAHAVRGGEREDRTQALLTLNSIFYVLAGIYLGESASESKGRPRPLWRETIIRAGRGGGYGSSSVSSVRGTCRAGGRPAEKTNRCFFFLLLLLLPHRNTHKHPTRGPSYRGGIAAGPGTNPPVGGGVPPCGLVVSEQNADRKCSCRNDSLRRRQTLTTTPSSPLHFRHRRRRRRHLGSRLRPRRAAPRLAAPGPSRGQQPGGGSSPLRPSPQGGCGCCQYCRCFRATFSLRHRRAGSPLSLFSWRPTGAGPEFGGGRERGEH